Genomic DNA from Fusarium oxysporum Fo47 chromosome IX, complete sequence:
ACGCTATCTAGCCAACTTCTCCTCCCCTTTCCTCTTTTATGCTCACCCTTCTCGCCCAGAAATAAAGGTATAAGTAGTCGTCCAATCTTCGGTTCTCGTAGACAAAACGATAAAGTGACAAAAAGCTTGAAACAGTAATGGAGATATAAACAGAAAGGTATGGAGCCCTTGGCAATAAGTAAGAAAACGCCCATTGTTCTAATCCACCACGAGCAGGGGTGCTTTTCGGGCTCAGCGGGTATCAAAAGCACCGTGTACAAATAAACACAGAATCGTACAGAAAGTGTAGTCGTTACAGTCTGCAATAGGCACAACCCGATGTGTGCTGTGCAGTCGAGGAATCAAAGAACTTAGCATCAGTGCACAACACCTTCGACGCCGCCGAGGAAGCGTCTCACACGGTTAATTTCGAGCTCCTCGTGTTCGCTTTCCACGGCTTTGAGTAGACCGTCAATTACAGCGTCCACCTCGTCTTCTTGGACTCCCGTGCATAGCGCCACTACACGACGGTACTTGACTTCGACATCGCGACTCCGTCCTTTTAGGGCCGCGACCATCTTTCGAGTCATATCGCGACGTCCCTCAACGGCACGAATACGGGCACGTAGAACTGCTGCTGAGGGCAGGAGACCCTCACCACCGAAACCGCCGCCCGAGGTATCATCAGCGGCTTCGAGCATAGCAGATAGCTCTGTTTcccatgaagatgaggggTTGGGCTGTGATGCTCTAGACTGTTCTTGCATAAGACGGACTTGCTCATCTTCACGTGCGTGTGATAGATTGGCGACCTTTTGCCTAGCTAATTGTTGCTTCTTCAGTGTCGCGCTCAGGTGCTCGAAAGTTCGTCGGGCTTCGCCAAGTTGTGTTGACGTCGTGCGGAGAGTGGTATGAAGAGTGTCGAGAGAAGCTTGTTTAGCCTTCATCTCGGTTTGGAAAGCTGAGCCTGTTTCTGACAATAGGTGAGAGATGGCTGTTCTGATTAGCAATGAACTGATGGATTCTCGAGTTGTGGTCGACTTACAGGCTACTATCTCATCACTGCTCTCACGACTGCGTTGATTCGTCCCTGTCACGCCATTCTTATCCACATTGACTTCGCCGTTCGTTTTGTCCTCAACATTCTCACTACCAATGCCAAAGTCAAGGGGGCGCAAACCAACACGGTTGGCGATATTCGGATCGGCGCCGACCTCTAATAGTTGTGAAATAATACTGCGGTTTCCGATTCGAGATGCAATGTTCAGGGCCGTGTCGCCAACACTATCTTGAGCATTGACTATCTCACTCATGAAGCGAGCGATTCCCATTTTTGGATTGGCCGACTGCGGGCCGCTGGGCCCATTCCCATTGGTAGCCTGACTATTAGGTGCGCTACCTTGCCTTACAACCCACTCCAGAAGACTTTCAAGGTAATACCGGCTTGCAGCGTTGCGTCCCTTGACAGCGCTCGTCACAGCAATGTGATGAAGCACCGTCCGTCCCTTGTGGTCCCGAGCCTCTATGGTGCTGCCCAAAACCTCGAGGAGGTCAGGAAACGAATTATGATCCTGTGAATTTGTGACTAAACATGCCCTCATCAAGGCTGTTTCGCCGGAAGCATTTACGCGGGACGGGGAAGCGCCAGCAGCGATGAGAGCACGGAGCAGAGGCATACGGGCGAGTGTAGCAGCCCAGTGGAGGGCAGTGTGGCTTTGCAAGTCGATGGGCATATCCAATTCCTTTGGGGTGTAACTTCGAAGCATGTCATGCTTCGTAGGATCGGTGCCAGGAGCTTCCAgaaacaagctcatcagcatGTTTCGCTTCATCTCAACCTCTGGGGACATCTCGTAAGGGAGAGGCGCCAGGGGTCCACTGCCCTCGTCCACCGGCGAGCCATCCTGCATAGTATTTTGGGTGTAGATAAAAGACTCGTTTGGTTCCGTTGGTGATCCAGGGAAGGCCGCTGCATACATGTCCATATTTTGCCCATATCCGCTAAAGCTATCGCCTGGCGTCATGGTCACTCGTTGGCGTTTTCGAGGAGGCTCTGTCTCGTTAATCTGAACTGAGTTGTTAATCTGTTGCGTCGAGTATGCTGAATCAACTTGTTGTCCATAATCAGAGGCAAAGCTCTGTTGAGAGTTGCTAGGGAAATCGTCTCCGTTCTGCATGGATGCTTGGCGGCTAAAGGAGGGTGCTCTCGAAGGGCCATTGCGGCTTCGAGGGCCTGGTGAATCGAAGCGAGCTTTGCTGATGGCGGCGACGGCATGTGAGGCAGTAGTCgagatgttcttgaagaatGTCCCACTTAGACCATTAGGTCTTCCGTCCGTACTTTGATTATACAGTCGTTTCCTCTGTGCGGCCATAGCTTGTTCCTTGGTTGGTGTGTTAAAATCACCTCGACCAGCAACACCTCCGTCTTGACCCATGTCGTAGGTCAAGAGTGGTCGTAAAAGCTCCTCAACGCCGTATTGACGGCAAACTTGGACACCTCGATCGAATTTTATCCAAGTACCTTGATACTTTCCATAACCGCCTTGAACTTTTTCGTGCTCGCCCGTCTGGATTTCTTTCTCGAGAATCTTGGTGCGCTTCCCCTTATCTACCCCGGCAACTTTCAAGATCTGGGTCGCATTGAGCCATGAGTCGTTGCGACGGCGCATCACGGCGACATTGTTGACCTCCATCTCGTATACATCGACGCCAGAATACGATGCCTATATCAGACGATTGTTAGCAGAGGGAGAGTAGTATAGTTTTTGGGCGTTGCATACCGAGTAGATGGTAGCACCTTCGGAGTCACCATTGTAACCTCTGAAGGAGTTACCCACACCAGATTGCGATTGTTGGCTCATGCTGAATGATTGTTGAGATGATTGCGATGCTGACGGCATCTCGTATTATAGGTGATTACTCGCAGCGTGATATTAACACTGTCTCAGCTGAAAGGTTTTTTCGAGGTGGATTGATGAAGAGCGTAGTAGCATCACAGCACCAATCAGTGCCACAAGAACAAGTCGAAGGGTATGTACAATCAGCAGGGAAACGCGCAAAGTTTGAAACAAGAGGTCGATGTGGCCGGCCAGTATGATAGGATACAATATTTTAAAAGTGCCGTACGAGGCTAAGGCAGTTATCCGGGCTCGCTCATGCGCTTCGTCGTCGGAGTTTCAGTCGTTTTGTGCGCCTAAAAACTGGGTGGTTGCAGaatgaagatggagttgagaCGAAATGAGTAGCTCGAGATAGTGTAGTGGGCGGGCCACGGCGGAGTTGTGCAAGTGATTGGAAGTGAGGTGCAGGTGAACTGGCCCAGGGTCTCAGGTACCTGGAAGATGCCCCAGAGACGAGCGGGGAGTGCGCTGACAACCAATGCTTTAGCGGGTTCTGCGTAATGAGCCGCCTGTAGCTTAGTTGGCCCGGTGAAAGACCTCCACTATAGCTGCTTTCAATTAAACTCGTGTACGAGAGCGAGGTGAGGAtgaaaggaaagaaaaagatgaAGATTGCAGGTGTGTTTGCAGAGGAAAGTTGCCCAGAAGGTGCTAATGCAGGTTACTTCTGCACCTGATAAATACCTGGGGATAAATTGGCTTCGGTGGAGGCAATTAAATGTACCATCATCAACCGTGCTAAGCTTATGCACGTCAAAGTGACTTGTTAGGTTGTGCTCACTTGCAGCAAGTTCCCGATCCCTCGGCTGATGAGCGTGAACgggaagagaaaaaaagatgCGTTCAATTAATCGAGACGTGTCTGTTTCGTGCTCGGTCGCGCCCTTGGACGTGTCTCGCGCGTAAAGCGCGTAAAGGCCGTGAACGCACGAGCCAAGCCTCGCGAAGATTAATGTACTCATCTTGAGGCCCGCTAACATTGTAACTTGGCCTGTTGCAGTGACTATGTCTTTGTTGTTTCCGATCAGGCCATTGGCTGCTAAAGAATTTGTGCAAGTACACGAAGCTTATGGCCATCAATTCTCAGGCCACGCGCGGATTGTCAAGGCCACTAATGCAACCACTTGTTGATGGCCGTCATAACTTGGCCACTCTTTGTTTCATGCATAACACAACAGTTACTTCCTTGGATGTGAATTGCATAGATCGTTCAGTTCCATTCGCACTGTTGAAACAGAGTTATGCAATTCCATCAATGACGTGGGGTGCATCTTTCAAGCTCTTGCTGCTAGAGCACAAGTATCTCCAGGCGACTTCTTACCCCTGCCATCGTGATAGTTCACTGATACGACTGAGACACATCGCCTTCGGCCTCCAGTCCATGCCTTTGGAGTAAATCACATCGTCGCAGATATATCAGATCCAGTTCACTGCCTTTCTATCTGCTATAAATGTTCGAGCTCTCGGACGCTTGAACCCACTGCCCGAAGATCTACCGTAGAAACGAAAATTATACCATCGTAGATATCCGAATGCTTCAATATCATTTCAAGACCCAATCTTGAGCCTTTGCAATTGGCAATTAAAATTCTTTCACGGGGCCTTGCGCCTCTCTTCCTGTCTCTTGCCCTTATTACGGTCGCCATGATGCCTCGTCCTCATTCCACAATTCCCGCCCATCTACCTCCTCTTCACCTTTATCGACACATCCTTCGCGAAACATCGTATCTCCCTCCAGCAATACGTCCAGAGGTTACGCACCGTATTCGCACACGATTTCGAAGTCATCGAAAATATGATCATCTCCAAAACAAGCACCGCGCCGCTGCGGCCAATCTTCTGCGCAGATTAAGAGCAGCAAACAGTGGCAAGCAATCAAGCATGGCAGACTTGATGATGGACGCATTTGGCAGAACAGGGGCTCGAAGGCGAAGCCTACTTTCGGACTATATACAACCCGAACCTCCCAGCAACTCGGATGATTTGGAAGCCTTGATCCAAAGAGTTGAAGCGGATGAAAAGCCTCCAGAGACGGCCAAGCCTAAAGGAACTGAGTTACAAAATCAGTCCTCTCCACCTAAACCAGCCGAAACAGCGATAGAAAGTCAAACCTCTACGAATTCTCCAGAGGACACGAACGAAACACCGGGCAATGTAGAAGAAACAAAATCAAAGGCAAATCTAGTAAGAAAAGGACCAAACCCTCTTCAGCCAGCATTCTATGAGAAGTGGAACACCGAGAAGCTCCGAAAGCTCCTCCGCAGTCAGAGGGATGTACAGCGAACATCAAGACTATCTTGGCCTAAAACCGATATCAAGAGTCTTAATCCCGATCATGCGGTCCCTCGTCAAACCATATGGGGaaaaccaccaccaccaaatATCTATCAAGCCAAGCGAGCAAGCTTCTGGAAGCGCATTTCAGGCAAAGCGATGCCACCACTTGGAAAAGATGAGTGGGACCTTCTAGGCCGGCTCAGCAGCGGCGCTCAACAGGAAGATCAGTGGAAGGTCCCGGAAAGACGACCTGCTGCGAAGCCCTCACGTGGTGCTACTACTAAATCTGATGCCTGGGATTGGGAGGGATATGCTTCTCGGCCAGCCTCCCAGGTTGAGCGTCAGAGTCCGCTATCCGTTTATGCTTTGGTTGGACGGGATACGGAAAAGCATCCATATCAGCCAAGATTCGACCATCAGGAATTTTCGCCCAGATGGTTTAAGCGCGCTTATCAACGAGTCTGGCAGTTCACCCCCAAGATGGATCCAAATTCAAAGCCAGACAGGCCCAAGTTCATATGGGGTGCTTTGACAAATCCCGCGGTCCCTCCTACAAAAGCGCAACTCACTATTTTCGAGGGCGTCGATAGCAAGGGTAAAAAGCCAAAGCCGTCCTCCCAGATTCAACGGGCGCCAAACTCACGATCAAGGACAGCGGCCAACCCTCTTAGAACGCGGAAATCATAGACACACACATTTCATATGGCCTCCGTGCTCATGAACACTGAACATTGAActgttttcttttccattgGGTCTATTAATCCGTCAAACTGGCCAGCTTGTTCAGACCCTCGCCATCTACTCGCATACCGACCCAATCGTTCATAGCGTATGCACCAATGCTCTCGTAGAATTTGATGCTGGGCTCGTTCCACTTGAGAACTGCCCAATCAAGTCGACCGCCGTCAATGGCAAGGACTTGTTTAGCCAGAGtgctcaacagcttcttgCCGTATCCCTTGCCACGCGCCGATTCGCGCACGTATAAGTCCTCTAGGTAGATACCTGCACGCGAGCGCCATGTGCTATAGTTGTAAAAGTACAATGCCATGCCGGCGGCTTCCCCTTCGGGggtaaagagaagaaggcaacGAGCGGGCTTCGTTGGTGATATAGGTTCGGTGGCTGGGATAATAGAGGCGTCGGTGTTAGGGGAGTCGGAGGGTGCGAATGCGACCGTGGCCTGGATGCTTTCAACGGTTGCCTTGTTGGCATCAGGCTCCTTCTCGTAATCGGCGAGCTCCTGGATGAGCTGGAGAATTATGGGAGCATCTTCAGAGAGCTTAAGTTAGCGCCATGACGACTCTCTAGAGGCATTGGATTGGATGTTGGAGCTTACCCTCCCTTCGGGCATGTCGAATTGTGGCCATTGTAAACGTATGATAGTTGATAACTGTACAGAAGCTCCAAGATACCCTCTATAGagaattatatttatatttcaATCAACCAGAAGAGCCGAAAACTGTAGAAAGTTTGGTTGACTTGGGCGCAGTTGACGCCTTGTTAGTGGGGTTTTGTTTTACGTGAAGGGCGTGTGTAAGGAGGGGCAGTAGTAGAAGCTGGGCGGAATTAGGTTTAGCGAAGGATCCCACTCGTTGGTGTAAGTCAATCTTCTATCCACCTGCATCCTTGATTACCACTCTGTAGAGGCAGTAAGTCAATATTGTTGAAGAGTTTTCATTTTGTATTCATGGATGCTTCCAGACACTACTCCAATGG
This window encodes:
- a CDS encoding acyl-CoA N-acyltransferase — its product is MPEGRLIQELADYEKEPDANKATVESIQATVAFAPSDSPNTDASIIPATEPISPTKPARCLLLFTPEGEAAGMALYFYNYSTWRSRAGIYLEDLYVRESARGKGYGKKLLSTLAKQVLAIDGGRLDWAVLKWNEPSIKFYESIGAYAMNDWVGMRVDGEGLNKLASLTD